GTCGTGTCGGCCGCCGGCTGATCGGCATCGACCTGCTCTCGAAACCCCTGAAGCACGGAGTAGAGCGCACTCGGCCTTACCGGGACGTCGTGCTTGGCGACAGGGTAGCAGGGCAGTCCTTCCAGCGCCGCCTCCAGCGACAATCCCGTGCGGGCCAGGTGTTCGAGGATCAGCCCCTGGGCCCCGGCCGCATCGTGTGACATCAGCACGCGAGGCAGCGCCACGCCGCCATTGCCCTCGCCGCCGATGACGGCATTGTGCTGAAGCATGGCTTCGGAAATGAAAGACTGGCCAACCGGCGTGCGCACCACTTCCGACCCGTGGCGTGCCGCCACGACGTCGATCGCGCGCGTCGTCGACACGTTGGTGACGATGGTACCCGGCGTTTGCGAGAGCACGATGGAAGCGGCCAGGGTGAGCGTCGTTTCTTCCGACAGTGCGACACCCGCGCCCGTCACCAGGCCGAGTCGTTCGCCATCCGCATCGTGCGCGAAGCCCAGGTCGGCGCCGCCGGCCCTCACCACAGCCTTCAATTGCGCCATCGTCTCGGGTTTGGGCTCCGGCCGGTGCGGGAAAGGGGCGGTCGGATCGTCGTTGACCGCCAGCACCGTGCAGCCAAGCGCCTCGAGCCAGCGGGGAGCGAGAAGCGCGCACGATCCATTGCAGCAGTCAACCGCCACGCGCAGCCGTCGCCCGCGGATTCTCTCGACGTCGAACGCGTTGGCGAGTACGGCCAGATGGTGCGCAATGGCATCCTGTTCGCCGACGCGCGTGTGAATGTGATCCCATCCCACTTTCTCGAACTCGCCC
This portion of the Acidobacteriota bacterium genome encodes:
- the glmM gene encoding phosphoglucosamine mutase, yielding MRPLKIGISGVRGVVGETLTPELVVSFAQAFATYLDSGRVLVCRDTRPSGPMVRSAVLSGLLAAGCDVIDLGVCPTPTLQHAVPLLGAQGGISITAGHNPASWNALKFVRGDGLYLNTTQAEELLDIVHQGEFEKVGWDHIHTRVGEQDAIAHHLAVLANAFDVERIRGRRLRVAVDCCNGSCALLAPRWLEALGCTVLAVNDDPTAPFPHRPEPKPETMAQLKAVVRAGGADLGFAHDADGERLGLVTGAGVALSEETTLTLAASIVLSQTPGTIVTNVSTTRAIDVVAARHGSEVVRTPVGQSFISEAMLQHNAVIGGEGNGGVALPRVLMSHDAAGAQGLILEHLARTGLSLEAALEGLPCYPVAKHDVPVRPSALYSVLQGFREQVDADQPAADTTDGIKISWPDGWVHVRASQTESMIRIIAEADSPARARDLLDWARDRLKA